Proteins from one Rosa chinensis cultivar Old Blush chromosome 7, RchiOBHm-V2, whole genome shotgun sequence genomic window:
- the LOC112177980 gene encoding uncharacterized mitochondrial protein AtMg00810-like, whose amino-acid sequence MAILRKKSICLLRQGLGDRGGTLSLPTPQVVVWPKASVPLPLHKSLYGLKQASHQWFAKFSEAIQSAGYVQSRADYSLFTKKHGKSFTALLIYVDDILVTGNDPVSIAALKNFLHSHFRIKDLGDLKHFLGIEVSTSSNGIFISQRKYALEIVKDAGLIGAAPTDSPMERDLKLSDKSDLLKDPARYRRLVGRLIYLTVSRPDFTYSVHVLSRFMHQPRKLHMEAALRVVRYIKKAPGQGLFFSSKSDFRLRAFCDSDWAGCPITRRSTSGYCVFLGPSLVSWRSKLQKTVSLSSAEAEYRAMTGACCELTWLRYLLKDLGVLHQEPALLYCDNKAALHIAANPVFHEQTRHIEMDCHYIRDKIQDGSVVTKFVGSTHQLADVFTKTLGKEIFILMVGKLGVRDIHSPT is encoded by the coding sequence ATGGCGATCTTGAGGAAGAAATCTATATGTCTCCTCCGCCAGGGCCTTGGAGACAGGGGAGGAACACTTAGTCTGCCGACTCCACAAGTCGTTGTATGGCCTAAAGCAAGCGTCCCACTCCCACTCCACAAGTCGTTGTATGGCCTAAAGCAAGCGTCCCATCAGTGGTTTGCCAAATTCTCAGAGGCTATTCAGTCTGCTGGATATGTACAATCAAGAGCTGACTACTCTTTGTTCACCAAGAAACACGGCAAGTCCTTTACTGCTCTCctaatttatgttgatgatattttaGTTACCGGAAATGATCCAGTGAGTATTGCTGCACTCAAGAATTTCCTCCATTCCCATTTCCGTATTAAAGATCTAGGAGACTTGAAACATTTTCTTGGTATTGAGGTTTCAACCTCTAGCAATGGGATCTTTATCTCTCAACGTAAATATGCATTAGAAATTGTCAAGGATGCAGGGTTAATAGGCGCAGCCCCTACTGACAGTCCTATGGAAAGAGATTTAAAGTTGTCTGACAAAAGTGACTTGCTAAAAGATCCAGCTCGTTACAGAAGACTTGTTGGGAGATTAATATATCTTACAGTTTCGAGACCAGACTTTACATATTCGGTACATGTACTAAGCAGGTTCATGCATCAGCCACGAAAGCTACATATGGAAGCAGCTTTGCGTGTTGTCCGGTATATTAAGAAGGCACCAGGTCAAGGATTGTTCTTTTCTTCTAAGAGTGATTTTAGATTGCGTGCTTTCTGTGATTCTGATTGGGCAGGTTGTCCAATTACTAGGAGATCCACCTCAGGTTATTGTGTCTTTCTTGGTCCCTCATTGGTTTCATGGAGATCAAAGCTACAGAAAACTGTTTCCCTCTCTTCAGCTGAAGCAGAATATCGAGCAATGACTGGTGCTTGTTGTGAACTCACATGGCTTCGATATCTTCTCAAGGATTTGGGAGTATTGCATCAAGAACCAGCCCTTCtatattgtgataataaagcaGCGCTGCACATTGCAGCAAATCCTGTCTTTCATGAGCAGACTCGACACATTGAAATGGACTGTCACTATATAAGAGATAAGATACAAGATGGATCTGTTGTCACCAAGTTTGTGGGTTCTACACATCAATTGGCAGACGTTTTCACCAAAACTTTGGGAAAGGAAATCTTCATTCTTATGGTTGGCAAGTTGGGAGTTAGAGAcattcactctccaacttga